Proteins encoded by one window of Mustela erminea isolate mMusErm1 chromosome 5, mMusErm1.Pri, whole genome shotgun sequence:
- the LOC116589970 gene encoding olfactory receptor 4F3/4F16/4F29-like: MDGVNHSVVSEFVFLGLTNSWEIQVLLFVFSSTFYVASMLGNSLIMFTVASNPHLHSPMYFLLANLSFIDLGVSSVISPKMIYDLFRKRKVISFGGCITQIFFLHVIGGVEMVLLIAMAFDRYVAICKPLHYLTIMNRKMCILLLVAAWVIGLTHSAIQLLFVIKLPFCGPNLLDSFYCDFPRFLKLACTDTYNLEFMVTANSGFISLGSFFILFVSYSFILITVWKHSSRGSSKALSTLSTHVMVVILFFGPCIFVYIWPHPTSHLDKFLAVFDAVLTPFFNSVIYTFRNKEMKVAMRKVCSQFIAYRRIS; the protein is encoded by the coding sequence ATGGATGGCGTGAATCATTCTGTGGTGTCAGAGTTTGTGTTCCTGGGACTCACCAACTCCTGGGAGATCCAagttcttctctttgttttctcctccacgTTTTATGTGGCAAGCATGTTGGGAAACTCCCTCATCATGTTCACCGTGGCTTCTAACCCACACTTGCACTCCCCCATGTATTTTCTGTTGGCCAACCTCTCCTTCATTGACCTGGGGgtttcttctgtcatttctccCAAGATGATTTATGATCTTTTTAGAAAGCGTAAAGTCATCTCCTTTGGTGGCTGTATCACTCAAATCTTCTTTCTTCATGTCATTGGTGGTGTGGAGATGGTGCTGCTCATTGCCATGGCTTTTGACAGATATGTTGCCATATGTAAGCCTCTGCACTATTTGACTATTATGAAccgaaaaatgtgtattttgcttcTGGTCGCCGCATGGGTAATTGGCTTGACCCACTCTGCGATTCAACTGctttttgttataaaattgcCATTCTGTGGCCCTAATTTATTAGACAGCTTTTACTGTGACTTCCCTCGGTTCCTCAAACTTGCCTGCACAGATACCTACAATTTAGAGTTCATGGTCACAGCCAACAGTGGATTTATATCTCTGGGATCATTCTTCATATTGTTTGTCTCCTACAGCTTTATCCTGATCACTGTTTGGAAACACTCCTCAAGAGGCTCATCCAAGGCCCTTTCCACTTTGTCAACTCATGTCATGGTGGTGATTTTGTTCTTTGGTCCTTGCATCTTTGTTTATATCTGGCCTCACCCCACATCACACTTAGACAAATTTCTTGCTGTTTTTGATGCAGTTCTTACTCCCTTTTTTAATTCCGTCATCTATACATTtaggaacaaagaaatgaaagtggcAATGAGGAAAGTATGTAGTCAATTTATTGCTTATAGAAGGATTTCATAA